Below is a genomic region from Candidatus Cetobacterium colombiensis.
ATATAAAAGGTGGACTTAAAGAAGCTGTTATTAATAGAGATGTTTTTATTGGAGTTTCTGCTGCTAATATTTTATCAAAGGATATGGTTAAATCTATGAATAAAGATGCTATCGTTTTTGCTATGGCTAATCCAAATCCTGAAATTATGCCTGAAGATGCAATTGCTGCAGGGGCAAAAATTGTTGGTACAGGAAGATCTGATTATCCTAACCAAGTTAATAATGTATTAGCTTTTCCTGGAATTTTCAGAGGTGCTCTTGATGCTAAGGCTAAAAAAATTACAGAAGAGATGAAAATTGCTGCTGCTGTTGGTATCGCAAAACTTATTCCTGATAATCTATTAACATCTGAATATGTTATTCCTGATGCTTTTGATCATAGAGTAGCTAATGTTGTTGCAGAAGAAGTTAAAAGAATTGCTAAAGAACAAAATATAACTAGATAAATAAAGAATAAAAAAGGTAGCAATTAAGCTACCTTTTTTATTCCTCTATTTCCTCTACAGGAAATTTTTGTTCTTTTATTACAAGCAACTGATCTATTTTAAAATTATCTACATCAACAACTTCAAAACTATATCCATCAAATTCTATATGAGCACCCTTTTTAGGAATACTTTTTAACATATACATCATAAATCCTGCAATTGTTTCATAACTATCCTCTTCAGGAAAAGATTCTATTTCCAATACTTTTTTCACATCCTCAGTAGCTGTAACACCATCGATTAGCCAAGAACCATCTCCTCTTTTTATAATATACTCTTCTTGCATTGGATAAACTACATCTCCCATTAAAGTAGATACAACGTCATTTAATGTTATAACCCCTACAACGTGAGCATATTCGTTTAAAATAACTGCAAAATCCTCTCTTGCTTCATTAAATCTATCTAACATTTCTGATAAAGTTAAAGTATTTGGAATAATCAATATATTTCTGTTAGTAATTTCTTTTATATTTTGAAGCCCACTTGATTCCCCTTTTAAAATTCTAGGTAATATATCTTTAGATCCTACATATCCATATATTGAATCAATATCACTTTCACATACTAAAAATTTAGAATGTGGATACTCTGCAATTTTTTGTTTTATACTTTCTTCTGTTTCTTCTAAAGTAAAATATATTATTTCATCTCTTGTTGTCATTGCTGATGAAACCCATCTTTGTTCAAGTTCAAATACATTTTCTATTAAGTGATGTTCTTTAGAATGTACAACTCCCGCTTCTGCTCCAGCATCGACTAATGCAAAAATATCATCGTGTGTTATTAGTTCATCTCTTGAATTTGGAGTATTAAAAGCTTTAAAAACTAAGTTGGCCACTCCACTAAAAATCCATACTATTGGTGTTAATATTTTTATTGTTATAGTCATAGGATTTACAAGAGTTAAAGCTATTTTTTCTGGATATACCATTGCTAATCTTTTCGGAATTAAATCTGCAAACTCTACAAACGCTCCAGTTACAAAAGTAAATGATATTAGAAATGCTACGGTTGGATTAGATATATATTTTGTTATTATTGGAGATAAAACACCATCTCCTATAATACCCGCTAAAATTGCTACTATATTCAATCCTATTTGAACTGTTGTGAAAAAATTTCCAGGATTACTTTGTAAATCTACTACTTTTTTTGCATTTTCATTTCCCTCATCTACTAACAATTGCAATTTTATTTTTCTTGCTCCAGCTAAAGAGATTTCAGCCATTGAAAAAAATGCACTTATTAAAATCAAAAAAAGAATAAACATTAATTTTTCTGCTATTCCCATATTACCTCTCCTTTAAATGTGGTTTCTGCTCCACCTGTCATAAATATTTCATCTTTTTGAAGTTCAATTTTTAATAAACCGCCTTCTGTTTCTACCCATACTTCTTTATCTACTAAATTTAATAAATTTGCTATATAAACTCCTGAACATGACCCTGTTCCACAAGCAAATGTTCTTCCTGCTCCTCTTTCCCATGTTTTTATTTTGATTCTATCTTTTTCTAAAACTTGAATAAAGTTAACATTTATACCTTTAGGAAATAATGAATTTTTTTCCATTATTTTTCCTATTCCATTTACATCAACATTATCTAAATCTTCGCTTATAACTATTGCATGAGGAACCCCTATTAAAACCCCTGAATATTTTAATTGCTCTCCATTTATAGAAATAATCTCATTTATAACATTTTCTTTTTCAGTTAAAATTGGAATTTCTTTTGAGCTTAACCTTGCTTTACCCATATTTATAGTTACTAAATCCACTTTTTCACCGCTTATTGTTAGTCTCGCTTCTTTTATTCCATCCCCTGTTTCTATTATTATTTTATTTTTTTTTACAATTCCTTCTTCATAGACAAATTTTGAAAAACATCTAATTCCATTGCCACACATCTCTCCCTTTGAACCATCAGAGTTATAGTAAGTCATTTTTATATCTGCAATTTGACTTTCTTCCGCAATCATTATACCGTCTCCTCCAACTCCATAACGTCTGTCACATAGTTTTCGAGCCATCTCTGAATAATTTTCATATTTATTTTTTACTCCATCAAACAGTAAAAAATCATTTCCTGCACCTTGCATTTTACTAAATTTCAAATTAATCACCTCTTTTAGTATAACTTTTCTATTCCTTATATTCTACCTTATCCTTTCAATTAACGCAAGCCCTGTTCACTTTTGTTTGATTGTACTTTACTTTTTATACATTTTGTGTTAATATTCCCAAGTAATATTAAGTATTATCAAGGAGATTTTATGAGCAAAAAAAGAGAAATTAAAAATCATGTTGAACTTCTCCAAAAAGGTAATAGAGGATTATATGCACTTTCACTTCTCGTAGGACTTATTACTGGTATTATTGTTTCTATCTATCGTTATGGATTAAACATAGCCAGCATTCTTAGAGAACACTATATTGGTAAAGAGCTTCTTAATGATCCATCTAGACTTCTTTTTATTTGGGGAATTTTTATTGCAATAGGTTTTTTTGTAGATTATTTATCTAGAAAATTTCCTACTACTGGCGGAAGTGGTATTCCTCAAGTT
It encodes:
- a CDS encoding hemolysin family protein yields the protein MGIAEKLMFILFLILISAFFSMAEISLAGARKIKLQLLVDEGNENAKKVVDLQSNPGNFFTTVQIGLNIVAILAGIIGDGVLSPIITKYISNPTVAFLISFTFVTGAFVEFADLIPKRLAMVYPEKIALTLVNPMTITIKILTPIVWIFSGVANLVFKAFNTPNSRDELITHDDIFALVDAGAEAGVVHSKEHHLIENVFELEQRWVSSAMTTRDEIIYFTLEETEESIKQKIAEYPHSKFLVCESDIDSIYGYVGSKDILPRILKGESSGLQNIKEITNRNILIIPNTLTLSEMLDRFNEAREDFAVILNEYAHVVGVITLNDVVSTLMGDVVYPMQEEYIIKRGDGSWLIDGVTATEDVKKVLEIESFPEEDSYETIAGFMMYMLKSIPKKGAHIEFDGYSFEVVDVDNFKIDQLLVIKEQKFPVEEIEE
- the dapF gene encoding diaminopimelate epimerase, with translation MKFSKMQGAGNDFLLFDGVKNKYENYSEMARKLCDRRYGVGGDGIMIAEESQIADIKMTYYNSDGSKGEMCGNGIRCFSKFVYEEGIVKKNKIIIETGDGIKEARLTISGEKVDLVTINMGKARLSSKEIPILTEKENVINEIISINGEQLKYSGVLIGVPHAIVISEDLDNVDVNGIGKIMEKNSLFPKGINVNFIQVLEKDRIKIKTWERGAGRTFACGTGSCSGVYIANLLNLVDKEVWVETEGGLLKIELQKDEIFMTGGAETTFKGEVIWE